In one window of Vibrio sp. JC009 DNA:
- a CDS encoding heme biosynthesis HemY N-terminal domain-containing protein: MIRAIFLFAVLGLGLFLGTQYSGQQGYVLISIADKTIEMSVTTMVVFIVALLAVLFGLEYLIKKTLYATSFTLNWFSARKMRKARLHTNEGIVKLMEGDWKGAEKNVTRWANHHDMPLLCYLIASEAAQEMGNEEKRERYLELADKQGSSGLAVQLTKARQFARSERYDLALDVLTELKATHPTNPVILNLLKSCYVKLGQWKPLLDMLHKLEKANLVGHKEREELFLKGQCGLMEDLAQQEGSEGLLSHWNSALSRKEKQKTQLVVCLAKQLMTRKADSEAFIILRDTMKKNKDNELVEVLPELNLPDMHPVVVLLEKIVKSDGQNATAYSAIAQIKLREEKWAEAQQYLEKALSVRADVSDYAYLAKALEKQDLTQAANDVSRQALTLVNS, encoded by the coding sequence ATGATTCGAGCTATTTTCCTCTTTGCCGTTCTCGGCTTAGGTCTGTTCCTGGGGACTCAGTACTCCGGTCAGCAGGGGTATGTGCTTATTTCCATAGCGGATAAGACCATAGAGATGAGCGTAACCACTATGGTGGTGTTTATCGTTGCTTTGCTGGCGGTGCTTTTTGGCCTGGAATACCTGATTAAGAAAACACTTTACGCCACAAGCTTTACCCTGAACTGGTTTAGTGCCAGAAAGATGCGCAAGGCGCGGCTTCATACCAACGAAGGTATTGTGAAGCTGATGGAAGGTGACTGGAAGGGTGCTGAGAAGAATGTTACCCGCTGGGCCAATCACCATGATATGCCGCTGCTGTGTTACCTGATTGCTTCTGAGGCTGCTCAGGAGATGGGTAATGAAGAGAAGCGTGAAAGATATCTGGAGCTTGCTGATAAGCAGGGAAGCTCTGGTCTGGCTGTACAGCTAACTAAAGCGCGACAGTTTGCCCGGAGTGAACGTTATGATCTGGCTTTGGATGTTCTTACTGAGCTGAAGGCCACTCACCCGACCAATCCGGTGATCCTTAACCTGCTGAAAAGCTGCTATGTGAAGCTGGGTCAGTGGAAGCCTCTGCTGGATATGCTGCATAAGCTGGAGAAGGCAAACCTTGTCGGTCATAAAGAGAGAGAAGAGCTGTTCCTTAAGGGGCAATGCGGCCTGATGGAGGACCTTGCTCAGCAGGAAGGCAGCGAAGGTCTGCTATCGCACTGGAATTCTGCCCTTTCCCGTAAAGAGAAGCAGAAAACCCAGTTGGTGGTTTGTCTTGCTAAGCAGCTGATGACAAGAAAAGCCGATTCTGAGGCCTTTATTATTCTTCGCGATACCATGAAGAAAAATAAAGACAACGAGCTGGTGGAAGTGCTTCCTGAGCTTAATCTGCCGGATATGCACCCTGTGGTGGTACTGCTTGAGAAAATCGTTAAGAGCGACGGACAGAACGCCACCGCATACAGTGCCATTGCTCAGATTAAGCTAAGGGAAGAGAAGTGGGCGGAAGCTCAGCAGTATCTGGAAAAGGCACTCTCTGTCAGAGCGGATGTTTCCGATTACGCTTATCTTGCCAAAGCACTTGAAAAGCAGGATCTGACTCAGGCCGCCAATGATGTTTCCCGTCAGGCGTTGACTCTGGTGAACTCCTGA
- a CDS encoding porin, producing MKLKPIALAIPMVLAAGSVSAAEIYNQDSNSVELSGWVKAFGHVTDKDVVEKDDDGYVKHEKAANEKDGFHVKTDAEVELKATHQVDEASKVIGSFVIKMGDSTSDDKKNAQFDDVKFEYDHAAIGNISLGDTGNSFGVLEKAEAGEGDNVYLIKQGGVEGQGIRYKKSVGNFNFSANYETDSAEDYDSNYALSAEYAVEDSFSAAVAYSADGDNASSIGLAGDIHFGELRLGAAFISFEDGKSIEINDGVEHKIENLSNDGQSYSLVAEYDIDKVTVYGSYQMVTGEADNADVDAQLVYIGADYNFTDSVKAYLVAQTGTLEVGTVEQESTGFKFGAKYSF from the coding sequence ATGAAATTGAAACCTATCGCGCTGGCAATCCCAATGGTGCTGGCTGCAGGTTCTGTATCGGCAGCAGAAATTTATAACCAAGATTCTAACAGCGTTGAGCTGAGTGGCTGGGTGAAAGCATTTGGTCATGTTACAGATAAAGACGTAGTTGAAAAAGATGACGACGGTTATGTTAAGCATGAAAAGGCAGCAAACGAAAAAGATGGCTTCCATGTAAAAACAGATGCGGAAGTTGAGCTAAAAGCAACTCATCAGGTTGATGAGGCGTCTAAAGTTATCGGTTCTTTCGTTATTAAAATGGGCGACTCCACTTCGGATGATAAGAAAAACGCGCAGTTTGATGATGTGAAATTTGAATATGACCATGCTGCAATTGGTAATATCTCTCTTGGTGACACTGGTAACTCTTTTGGTGTTCTGGAAAAAGCGGAAGCTGGTGAAGGTGACAATGTTTACCTAATCAAGCAGGGCGGAGTTGAAGGCCAGGGTATTCGTTATAAGAAGTCTGTAGGTAACTTTAACTTCTCTGCAAACTACGAAACAGATTCAGCAGAAGATTATGATTCAAACTACGCTCTGTCTGCTGAATATGCAGTAGAAGACTCCTTCTCTGCGGCAGTTGCTTACAGCGCAGATGGTGACAACGCTTCCTCTATCGGTCTGGCTGGTGATATCCACTTTGGTGAGTTACGTCTGGGTGCAGCCTTTATTTCTTTCGAAGATGGTAAGTCTATTGAGATTAATGATGGTGTAGAGCATAAGATTGAAAACCTATCAAACGACGGTCAGTCATACTCACTGGTTGCCGAGTACGATATTGATAAAGTAACAGTATATGGTTCTTACCAGATGGTAACGGGTGAAGCGGACAACGCTGATGTTGATGCTCAGCTGGTTTACATCGGTGCTGACTATAACTTCACTGACAGTGTAAAAGCTTACCTGGTAGCGCAAACTGGTACGCTTGAAGTTGGCACTGTTGAGCAAGAGTCAACAGGCTTTAAATTCGGTGCTAAATACTCATTCTAA
- a CDS encoding DTW domain-containing protein, with the protein MTSPKKPEPCTGCGFRYQCICPLIPGLDPDWHLALLTHPNELTRDTNTGKLLEKILTNCQIHIWDRVNPPKELLQQISSGEYQPILLFPTEESIPLDEYTGKSAPTKPYLFIILDSTWQEAQKMLRKSPWIQALPAVHFSGELESGYQLRRNQKKGNLCTFEVGVELIKILNGKKETEKLTEFFNHYLSVFSADKSGHEYTLKQQ; encoded by the coding sequence ATGACTTCCCCAAAAAAGCCGGAGCCATGCACGGGCTGCGGCTTTCGTTATCAATGTATCTGCCCTCTTATCCCCGGCTTAGATCCAGACTGGCACCTGGCTCTGCTTACCCATCCCAATGAGTTAACCAGAGACACCAATACCGGCAAGCTGCTGGAGAAAATCCTGACTAATTGCCAAATCCATATCTGGGACAGAGTAAATCCACCAAAAGAGCTATTGCAGCAAATTAGCAGCGGTGAATATCAGCCGATCCTGCTGTTTCCGACGGAAGAGAGTATTCCTTTAGACGAGTACACCGGGAAATCCGCTCCCACCAAACCTTATCTGTTTATCATCCTGGACAGCACCTGGCAGGAAGCACAGAAAATGCTGAGAAAAAGCCCCTGGATTCAGGCGCTGCCTGCTGTGCATTTTTCAGGAGAACTTGAATCCGGATATCAGCTAAGAAGAAATCAAAAAAAAGGAAATTTGTGTACTTTTGAGGTTGGGGTGGAATTAATAAAGATACTTAACGGTAAGAAAGAGACTGAAAAGTTAACTGAATTTTTTAATCATTATTTATCCGTATTTAGTGCCGATAAAAGCGGACATGAATATACGCTAAAACAGCAATAA
- a CDS encoding Cof-type HAD-IIB family hydrolase translates to MTAVSDSKFKIVASDLDGTLLAPNHQLNDFAKQTLSDLHEKGLTFIFATGRHHVDVSGIREQAGIPAFMITSNGARVHDQENNLLYSKNVESHIVQPIIDIVKKDPEIRINVYQDDKWFISREDEFIKKFHKDSGFAYSVFDTDSSPTDGIAKIFFVYPDHEHLVKFEEEINQSFGDLVNAAFSTPFCLEVMAAEVSKGGALKAVAESMDLALDDCIAFGDGMNDVEMLSMAGKGLVMGSAHQKVFNALPDNEVIGTNEHDAVAHYLRDNLF, encoded by the coding sequence ATGACTGCTGTATCCGACTCAAAATTTAAAATCGTCGCTTCCGATCTCGACGGTACTCTGCTGGCCCCAAACCATCAGCTCAATGATTTTGCTAAACAGACACTATCAGACCTGCATGAAAAAGGATTAACCTTTATCTTTGCAACCGGCCGTCATCATGTTGATGTTTCAGGCATCCGTGAGCAGGCAGGTATCCCGGCATTTATGATCACCTCAAACGGTGCCCGTGTTCATGATCAGGAGAACAACCTGCTATACAGCAAAAACGTTGAAAGCCATATTGTTCAGCCAATTATTGATATTGTTAAAAAAGATCCGGAAATCAGAATCAATGTTTATCAGGATGATAAATGGTTTATCAGCCGTGAAGATGAGTTTATTAAGAAATTCCATAAGGACTCCGGCTTTGCCTATTCCGTCTTCGACACAGACAGTTCACCAACCGATGGCATTGCTAAGATCTTCTTTGTCTACCCGGATCACGAGCACCTGGTAAAGTTTGAAGAAGAGATTAATCAATCCTTCGGTGATCTGGTCAATGCTGCTTTCTCTACCCCTTTCTGCCTGGAAGTGATGGCGGCCGAAGTATCTAAGGGCGGAGCGCTGAAAGCCGTTGCTGAATCAATGGACTTAGCCCTGGATGACTGTATCGCCTTTGGTGACGGCATGAACGATGTGGAAATGCTGTCTATGGCGGGTAAGGGGCTGGTAATGGGAAGCGCCCATCAGAAGGTATTTAATGCCCTGCCGGATAATGAGGTTATCGGCACCAATGAGCACGACGCCGTGGCCCACTATCTGAGAGACAACCTGTTCTAA
- a CDS encoding class I adenylate cyclase, producing the protein MQAYTKTIISRLDKLNQQRVERALALMNVQSQQVFNFIPVLFHYNDPQFPAYYDKEVPYGIYGFEPDVVQQQFIDQICITRQDELQSADKPGILALYTMGSTSSIGQSTSSDLDIWVCVSPSMSSEARSHLSNKCLMITEWAKSFGVEANFFLMDEERFRSNQSEELSGENCGSSQHLLLLDEFYRSAVRLAGQRLLWQIVPPEMEDCYQEYLAQLCQSGSIDCSEWIDFGELNRIPAEEYFGSNLWQLYKSIDSPYKSVLKAILLEAYSWEYPHTQLLSIDYKRRFFAHDPDLYSMDAYYLMLEKVTRYLERIRDTKRLDLVRRCFYLKTHEKLSREPGIGSVEWRREALTEMTQAWGWDETVIRELDDRRNWKVKQVKVVHHGLLDALMQSYRNLIQFARRNDITSSISPQDISILARKLYAAFEVLPGKVTLLNPQISPDLHESDLSFIQVREGRTNPAGWYLYKQPLIASEIIGQPYLEHNVYLSKLVAWSFFNGLITESTRLHSVVRNADLDIDKFYQMVSDLRNTFSLRKRRPTMQALGSPCEISQLAMFINFEKDPTVTLTPKALKADLQNVDIFSFGENSKSLVGSVDLVYRNSWHEVRTLHFTGETAMLDALKTVLGKMHQDALPPESVDVFCYSKNLRGIMRNSVYQLLAECIDLRLKPVEPQKRRRFKAIKVGKEMFGLFFERRGVSVQKLENSVDFYKSISTNKLQGSPLSMLDKEQDYHMPEVVDNFASEGLVQFFFEDTEIGFNIYVLDEVNEVEVYHQFNGDKDEMISSVNNFYTSNTDDDEEEGSNLINFNLPQFYQIVNNDDGSEQVVPYRNDGAHPVKSSQVVNA; encoded by the coding sequence TTGCAGGCTTATACCAAGACCATCATTAGCAGGTTAGACAAACTCAACCAGCAACGTGTTGAGCGCGCGCTAGCACTTATGAATGTGCAAAGCCAGCAGGTATTCAATTTCATTCCTGTTCTGTTCCATTACAACGATCCGCAATTCCCGGCTTATTACGATAAAGAAGTGCCTTATGGTATCTATGGCTTTGAACCAGATGTCGTACAGCAGCAGTTTATCGATCAAATCTGCATTACCAGGCAGGATGAACTACAAAGCGCCGACAAGCCCGGAATACTTGCCCTGTACACCATGGGCAGTACCTCTTCTATTGGTCAGAGTACATCAAGCGATCTCGATATCTGGGTTTGTGTCTCTCCATCAATGAGCAGTGAAGCCCGTTCGCACCTGAGCAATAAATGCCTGATGATTACAGAGTGGGCAAAAAGCTTTGGTGTTGAAGCTAATTTCTTCTTAATGGACGAAGAGCGCTTCCGCAGCAACCAGTCTGAAGAGCTGAGCGGTGAGAACTGTGGCTCCTCTCAGCATCTGCTGCTGCTTGATGAATTCTACCGTTCCGCTGTCCGCCTGGCCGGTCAAAGACTGCTTTGGCAAATCGTACCGCCGGAAATGGAAGACTGCTATCAGGAATACCTTGCTCAGCTTTGCCAGTCTGGCAGCATTGATTGCAGCGAATGGATCGACTTCGGTGAATTAAACCGGATTCCGGCTGAAGAGTACTTCGGCTCAAACCTATGGCAACTTTATAAAAGCATAGATTCACCGTATAAATCTGTACTTAAGGCTATCCTGCTGGAAGCCTACTCCTGGGAATACCCGCACACCCAGCTTCTGAGTATCGACTACAAACGTCGTTTTTTTGCGCACGACCCTGACCTGTACAGCATGGATGCCTACTATCTTATGCTGGAAAAGGTGACCCGCTACTTAGAGCGAATCAGAGATACCAAACGACTGGACCTTGTCCGTCGCTGCTTCTACCTGAAGACACACGAAAAACTTTCCCGAGAACCGGGCATTGGCTCTGTTGAGTGGCGCAGAGAAGCTCTGACTGAAATGACCCAGGCGTGGGGCTGGGATGAAACCGTTATCAGAGAGCTTGATGACCGCCGTAACTGGAAAGTAAAACAGGTAAAAGTAGTTCACCACGGCCTGCTGGATGCTTTGATGCAGAGCTACCGCAATCTTATCCAGTTTGCACGACGCAACGACATTACTTCTTCCATCAGCCCGCAGGATATCAGCATCCTGGCGCGTAAACTGTACGCCGCATTCGAAGTATTACCGGGCAAGGTAACTCTGCTGAACCCACAAATTTCACCGGACTTACACGAGTCTGACCTGAGCTTTATTCAGGTGCGTGAAGGCAGAACCAATCCGGCAGGCTGGTATCTGTATAAGCAGCCGCTTATTGCCAGTGAAATCATTGGTCAGCCGTATCTGGAACACAACGTTTACCTGAGTAAGCTTGTTGCCTGGTCCTTCTTTAACGGCCTGATTACCGAATCCACAAGACTGCATTCCGTGGTTCGCAATGCCGATCTGGATATCGACAAGTTCTACCAGATGGTAAGCGACCTGCGTAATACCTTCTCACTGCGTAAACGCCGCCCGACTATGCAGGCTCTGGGCAGCCCGTGTGAGATCAGCCAGCTGGCCATGTTTATCAACTTTGAAAAAGATCCAACGGTGACGCTTACCCCTAAGGCTCTTAAAGCAGATTTGCAGAACGTAGATATTTTCAGCTTTGGTGAAAACAGCAAAAGCTTAGTCGGCAGTGTAGACCTTGTTTACAGAAATTCCTGGCATGAAGTGCGTACCCTGCATTTCACAGGTGAAACCGCCATGCTTGATGCGCTGAAAACCGTGCTTGGTAAGATGCATCAGGATGCACTGCCACCTGAGTCGGTGGACGTATTCTGTTACAGCAAGAACCTGCGCGGCATTATGCGCAACAGTGTTTATCAGCTGCTGGCTGAATGTATCGACCTGAGACTGAAACCTGTCGAGCCACAGAAGCGCAGAAGATTTAAAGCCATCAAAGTCGGCAAAGAGATGTTTGGCCTCTTCTTCGAACGTCGCGGTGTATCGGTTCAGAAACTGGAAAACTCCGTCGACTTCTATAAGAGCATTTCCACCAACAAACTTCAGGGCTCTCCGCTTTCCATGCTGGACAAGGAGCAGGATTACCACATGCCTGAAGTGGTGGATAACTTCGCCAGCGAAGGTCTGGTTCAGTTCTTCTTCGAAGATACAGAGATCGGCTTTAATATTTATGTATTGGATGAAGTAAACGAAGTAGAGGTTTATCACCAGTTCAACGGTGATAAAGACGAAATGATCAGCAGCGTAAACAACTTCTACACGTCGAACACAGATGATGATGAAGAAGAAGGAAGTAACCTGATTAACTTTAACCTGCCGCAGTTCTATCAGATAGTGAACAATGATGACGGCAGTGAACAGGTTGTCCCGTACAGAAATGACGGCGCCCACCCGGTAAAGTCATCACAGGTGGTTAATGCTTAA
- the hemC gene encoding hydroxymethylbilane synthase, with amino-acid sequence MSETITNQPIRIATRKSPLALWQAYYVRDALQAAHPGLEVELVTMVTKGDVILDTPLAKVGGKGLFVKELEVAMLEGRADLAVHSMKDVPVDFPEGLGLVTICEREDPRDAFVSNTYNNLDELPQGAVVGTCSLRRQCQLKEARPDLVIKELRGNVGTRLGKLDAGDYDAIILAAAGLKRLELEERIRSFIEPEQSLPAVGQGAVGIECRLNDERLKKLLEPLNDADTADRVRCERAMNLTLEGGCQVPIGSYALLDGDQIWLRALVGEPDGSEIIRGEIRGNRTDAEALGVELAKQLLDQGAKEILEKLYCEHD; translated from the coding sequence ATGTCCGAAACAATTACAAATCAACCAATCAGAATAGCGACAAGAAAAAGTCCTCTTGCCTTATGGCAGGCTTATTATGTGAGAGATGCTTTGCAGGCAGCTCATCCTGGTCTGGAAGTAGAACTGGTTACTATGGTGACTAAGGGAGATGTGATTCTTGATACTCCTTTAGCCAAGGTGGGCGGTAAAGGCCTGTTTGTAAAAGAGCTTGAAGTTGCCATGCTGGAAGGCAGGGCGGACCTTGCCGTGCATTCAATGAAGGATGTCCCTGTCGATTTCCCTGAAGGCCTGGGCCTTGTCACTATTTGTGAAAGGGAAGACCCGAGAGATGCTTTTGTCTCTAATACTTATAACAATCTGGATGAACTGCCTCAAGGGGCGGTGGTGGGCACATGCAGCCTGCGCCGTCAGTGTCAGTTAAAAGAAGCGCGTCCTGATCTGGTTATCAAAGAGCTGCGTGGCAACGTGGGTACTCGCCTTGGCAAGCTGGATGCGGGTGACTATGACGCAATTATTCTGGCAGCGGCAGGTCTGAAACGCCTGGAGCTTGAAGAACGAATCAGAAGCTTTATTGAGCCTGAGCAGTCTCTTCCGGCAGTAGGTCAGGGTGCAGTAGGCATTGAGTGCCGCCTGAATGATGAAAGGCTGAAGAAGCTGCTTGAACCGCTTAACGATGCTGATACTGCAGACAGAGTCCGCTGTGAACGTGCAATGAACCTGACCCTTGAGGGCGGGTGTCAGGTGCCGATTGGCAGTTACGCTTTACTGGATGGCGACCAAATCTGGCTACGCGCGCTGGTGGGTGAACCGGATGGCTCTGAGATTATCCGTGGTGAAATCCGTGGTAACAGAACCGATGCAGAAGCTCTGGGCGTAGAACTGGCAAAGCAGTTGCTGGACCAGGGTGCTAAAGAGATCCTTGAAAAGCTCTACTGTGAACACGACTAA
- the cyaY gene encoding iron donor protein CyaY, whose amino-acid sequence MNATEYHELADEEFNRIEEAIDESGADIDYETVGNVLTLEFDDRSQIVINKQEPMQEIWLASKSGGFHFSFNGEQWICSKTGIEFFAMVKEECEKYSAEEIEWS is encoded by the coding sequence ATGAATGCAACTGAATACCATGAATTAGCTGATGAAGAGTTCAACAGAATTGAAGAAGCGATTGATGAGTCCGGAGCCGATATTGATTATGAAACGGTCGGTAATGTACTGACGCTGGAATTTGATGATAGAAGTCAGATAGTTATCAATAAGCAGGAGCCAATGCAGGAGATCTGGCTTGCTTCTAAATCGGGCGGATTCCATTTTTCTTTCAATGGTGAGCAGTGGATTTGCTCGAAAACCGGAATTGAGTTTTTTGCAATGGTAAAAGAGGAATGTGAAAAATATTCCGCTGAAGAGATTGAGTGGAGCTAA
- a CDS encoding alpha/beta fold hydrolase: MTTCFRYNLTREENFSQKISGDIADLWETRNEGNVTGSAGKSLYWVSLTSEKHTKAIVVVNGRVESVWKYQELFYDLFQNGYDVYAFDHRGQGLSERTIDDEHIGHVHSFSDYVDDMAIMVDAFDLGKYQKRFLLAHSMGGAVITRYLQTKPVRAFQAFAASAPMYGVNMAWHLKPFGLFFTRVLAMTHKEPDYATKNKHYFPKPFENNPLSQCEVRYRWFRQLYETMPQLKLGGPSAHWAWQSLTAAKQCIKDARRLEVPYLLLQASDDSIVSNDAQNRFFAKHKAVSSKSRMEIIPGAKHEIFFEKDEYRQPALSKILGFFDKF, encoded by the coding sequence ATGACGACCTGCTTTCGCTATAACCTGACCCGCGAAGAAAATTTCAGCCAGAAGATATCCGGCGATATCGCAGATCTCTGGGAAACGCGCAACGAAGGAAATGTAACCGGTTCTGCCGGAAAGAGCCTTTATTGGGTTTCGCTCACTTCTGAAAAGCATACCAAGGCCATTGTTGTGGTAAACGGGCGTGTGGAATCAGTCTGGAAATATCAGGAGCTGTTCTATGACCTGTTTCAGAACGGCTATGATGTCTACGCCTTTGACCACAGAGGTCAGGGGTTATCTGAGCGTACCATTGATGATGAGCATATCGGCCATGTGCATAGCTTCTCGGACTATGTTGACGATATGGCGATCATGGTCGACGCATTTGATTTAGGAAAGTATCAAAAAAGATTTCTGCTTGCTCACTCTATGGGCGGCGCTGTCATTACCCGGTATTTGCAGACTAAACCCGTGCGCGCTTTTCAGGCCTTTGCTGCCAGTGCTCCCATGTACGGCGTAAATATGGCCTGGCATCTCAAGCCCTTTGGTCTGTTCTTCACCCGGGTTCTGGCGATGACACATAAAGAGCCGGATTACGCCACCAAGAACAAACACTACTTTCCCAAGCCCTTTGAGAACAACCCGCTGTCACAGTGTGAAGTTCGCTATCGTTGGTTCCGGCAGCTTTATGAAACCATGCCGCAGCTAAAATTAGGCGGACCAAGTGCCCACTGGGCATGGCAGAGCCTGACTGCAGCAAAGCAGTGCATTAAAGATGCCCGCCGGCTTGAGGTTCCCTATCTGTTACTTCAGGCTTCTGACGATTCCATTGTCAGCAATGACGCGCAAAACCGCTTCTTTGCCAAACATAAGGCCGTTAGCAGTAAGAGCCGCATGGAAATCATTCCGGGCGCAAAGCACGAAATCTTTTTCGAGAAAGATGAATACCGGCAACCGGCCCTTAGCAAAATTCTCGGATTCTTCGATAAGTTCTAA
- a CDS encoding uroporphyrinogen-III C-methyltransferase, with protein sequence MTSKNNENIESENKNDVQPEETSQQEEQVTSSTSADSATDSADSVSQPEPASTPEIKFEEKQGKRGVKLATLAIVLSLFVGGGAAYLSNQQALQYQAQVEALSAQVNQLNSQLNQKMAETKNTVSKQLQNLDNKTETQFGQQHESIKSIQLAIADIKGRRPNDWLLAEADYLVKLAGRKLFLEKDVESATLLMESADQRISALNDPSLVPLRKEMTKDIVALKAVPLIDKDGLAIRLTELQELVDRLPLANAILPDAPVAEEAVISEDINDWQENLMTSLKDFSEEFITFRTRDGNVIPLLSPKQHYYLKENIKGKIENAVRAVYNENGEVYKTSLKVANEWAKQFFKLDDPSVAQFSRALQDLGGKDIQVNYPVKLVSQKALSDVINERLRREVTSMTMEEKE encoded by the coding sequence ATGACAAGTAAAAATAACGAGAATATTGAATCAGAAAACAAAAATGACGTTCAGCCTGAAGAGACTTCGCAACAGGAAGAGCAAGTAACTTCATCGACTTCTGCTGATTCTGCAACTGACTCTGCTGATTCTGTCAGCCAGCCAGAGCCGGCATCCACTCCTGAAATCAAATTTGAAGAGAAGCAAGGTAAGCGTGGCGTTAAGCTGGCGACGCTGGCAATAGTGCTGTCTCTTTTTGTTGGTGGTGGTGCGGCTTATCTCTCAAACCAGCAGGCGCTTCAGTATCAGGCTCAGGTTGAAGCACTTAGCGCTCAGGTCAATCAGCTCAATTCTCAGCTGAATCAGAAAATGGCTGAAACCAAAAACACGGTAAGCAAGCAACTGCAGAATCTGGATAACAAAACAGAAACGCAGTTTGGTCAGCAGCATGAAAGCATTAAGAGCATTCAGCTTGCTATCGCCGATATCAAAGGCCGTCGCCCAAATGACTGGCTACTGGCGGAAGCTGACTACCTGGTTAAACTGGCTGGCCGCAAGCTCTTCCTGGAAAAGGATGTGGAAAGTGCCACTCTGTTGATGGAAAGCGCTGATCAGCGAATTTCTGCACTCAATGATCCTAGCCTGGTTCCTCTGCGCAAAGAGATGACCAAGGATATTGTTGCACTGAAAGCTGTGCCATTGATTGATAAAGATGGTCTGGCAATTCGTCTGACAGAGCTTCAGGAGCTGGTGGACCGACTGCCACTGGCAAATGCGATTCTTCCTGATGCTCCGGTGGCTGAAGAAGCAGTTATCTCTGAAGATATCAATGACTGGCAGGAAAACCTGATGACCTCTCTGAAGGATTTCTCCGAGGAGTTTATTACCTTCCGCACCCGTGACGGTAACGTAATTCCGCTTCTGTCGCCTAAGCAGCACTATTACCTGAAAGAGAATATCAAAGGTAAGATCGAAAATGCGGTAAGGGCGGTTTATAACGAAAATGGCGAGGTATATAAAACGTCACTTAAAGTCGCTAATGAGTGGGCTAAGCAGTTCTTTAAGCTGGATGACCCTTCAGTCGCGCAGTTCAGCAGAGCACTGCAGGATCTTGGTGGCAAGGACATTCAGGTTAACTACCCGGTTAAACTGGTTTCACAAAAAGCGTTGTCAGATGTGATTAACGAAAGGCTGCGCCGTGAAGTGACAAGTATGACCATGGAGGAGAAAGAATGA
- a CDS encoding uroporphyrinogen-III synthase, whose amino-acid sequence MSTVLVTRPDPDGEALCCQLKEAGISAISHPLIVFRAGISIDELFDRINAADIVIAVSKPSVEWADTALKSQSHSWPDKPIYLAVGQKTADKLSKCVQQTVHYPIVSDSENLLELPQLQNVAGKSVLILRGNGGRELIRSQLSAKGATVHYCEVYQRQAVTFDGHSKAEEWKRRGVDHIVVTSAEQLSILTNSIPATRHHWLFAQLLMVPSARIAAMASDLGFCNVKATGSASNPDLLATIQSLLKIGHTDDK is encoded by the coding sequence ATGAGTACGGTACTGGTGACACGCCCTGACCCTGATGGTGAAGCGCTATGCTGCCAGCTAAAGGAAGCTGGCATCAGTGCGATTTCCCACCCTCTGATTGTATTTCGTGCCGGAATATCTATTGATGAACTATTTGACCGGATAAATGCTGCTGATATTGTAATAGCAGTGAGCAAGCCTTCGGTTGAGTGGGCTGACACTGCTTTGAAAAGCCAGTCTCATAGTTGGCCGGATAAGCCGATATATCTTGCCGTTGGTCAAAAAACGGCCGACAAACTCAGCAAGTGTGTGCAACAAACAGTACACTACCCAATAGTCAGTGATAGTGAAAACTTGCTGGAATTACCGCAACTGCAGAATGTAGCCGGTAAGAGTGTGCTGATATTAAGAGGGAACGGTGGCAGAGAGCTAATCCGTTCTCAGCTGTCTGCAAAGGGTGCGACTGTTCATTATTGTGAAGTATACCAACGTCAGGCGGTGACTTTTGATGGACACTCTAAAGCAGAGGAATGGAAGCGAAGAGGGGTAGACCATATTGTTGTTACCAGTGCGGAACAACTCTCGATTCTGACAAACTCAATACCGGCAACCAGACATCACTGGCTTTTTGCTCAACTTTTAATGGTGCCAAGCGCACGAATCGCAGCTATGGCATCCGATCTAGGCTTTTGTAATGTGAAAGCGACGGGGAGTGCCTCCAACCCCGATCTATTAGCAACGATACAATCGTTATTGAAGATAGGACATACAGATGACAAGTAA